In Shewanella sp. MR-4, the genomic stretch TTGGGATCCCCGTAGAGCCTGCACTGATGCGCTCGTTAGCGGGTGTGCCCACCATTGGTACCTTAGAGATTTTGATCGCCCATTTTGGCGTCACGCCAACGGCCAGTTGTGAGGCCATGAACGAGTATAAAGAAGCCCTAGTGCGCGACACTATGCATTTATATGTCAAACCGACGGCATTAGCCGAATTTGCCAAGCAGAATCAGGGCAAACGCCCAATGGCGGTCGGCACAGGCGCCTACACAGAGGAAGCAATTCAAATCTTGACCCTGTGTGGATTGTTGGAATTAGTCGATTATGTGGTGGGCGCCGACCAAGTCGCGTCACCCAAACCTGCGCCCGATACCTTTTTACGCTGCGCCGAACTGATGGGCATAGCGCCTGAGCGCTGTATCGTATTTGAAGATGCGAAGGCGGGCATCCAAGCCGCCGAAGCTGCGGGGATGTTTGTGGTCGATGTGCATGCCGAATTACAGATTGAAAATGACTATTTCCTAGGCGCTCAGTAGCCGTTGTGAGCTTGTCCAATCACTGGCTAAAACGCAAAATTAGGCTTTACAATGTAAAAGTTTGGGGTAAGGTAGGGACAGTAAGTTTGAGGAAATTCCCATAAATTCTTAGCGTTAACAAAATTTTTATTACCTTTATCAGGAAAGGTAGTATCATAACATTTGTTTATCAGCGTTAAGCACCTTATCCAGCTGATTGGATTGAGCACAGAGATAGAGAGTTAAAGAGGGCACTATGGCAAATCAGGCAAATAACCGTCCGCAGAATATCCATAACTGGGTGGCAAGCGAATTAGGTTCTCGCATTGTGGGCGGCTTTTATGCGCCAGGTGAATATATCCCTAATGAAAATGCTATCTGTGAAGAGCTGGAAGTGTCACGCACCTCGTTGAGGGAAGCCTTTAAGGTGCTCACGGCAAAAGGGCTTATCGAATCTCGTCCTAAACTTGGCACCCGTATTCGTGAGCGTCGCCACTGGAATATGTTCGATCCGGTGATCTTAAACTGGTTTTCCCAATCTAAACC encodes the following:
- a CDS encoding HAD family hydrolase; the encoded protein is MYTEFDGIIFDMDGTLVDSGQLHEQAWRQTLNHFGIPVEPALMRSLAGVPTIGTLEILIAHFGVTPTASCEAMNEYKEALVRDTMHLYVKPTALAEFAKQNQGKRPMAVGTGAYTEEAIQILTLCGLLELVDYVVGADQVASPKPAPDTFLRCAELMGIAPERCIVFEDAKAGIQAAEAAGMFVVDVHAELQIENDYFLGAQ